Proteins encoded within one genomic window of Arachis ipaensis cultivar K30076 chromosome B08, Araip1.1, whole genome shotgun sequence:
- the LOC107612627 gene encoding uncharacterized protein LOC107612627, producing the protein MSRKTTVALCFVITKRMASTNETENLGESDTVKNLKHVERKLLRCNVPVDELPEVLDNLDLVLSTVNQLPSEPIQEALVPSMKALISDELLRHTDEDVKISVTSCIAEITRITAPDTPYDDEQMKIEVSKMHLESGDIGTPNGALEEAKALNLRMKRSWNLSSKDMLFRANKIDLKSLDDELEKHLTRVLSRHIDAKRPK; encoded by the exons TGGCTTTGTGTTTTGTGATCACAAAGAGAATGGCATCCACTAATGAGACTGAAAATCTGGGTGAGAGTGATACTGTGAAGAACCTTAAACATGTTGAGAGGAAGCTTCTCAGATGCAATGTTCCTGTTGATGAGCTTCCTGAAGTGCTTGAT AATCTGGACCTGGTACTATCAACAGTCAATCAATTACCAAGTGAGCCAATTCAGGAAGCACTTGTACCTTCCATGAAAGCATTGATTTCTGATGAACTTCTAAGGCACACAGATGAGGATGTTAAGATTTCGGTTACATCTTGCATTGCTGAGATTACAAGAATTACAGCCCCGGATACCCCTTACGACGATGAACAGATGAAG ATTGAGGTCTCCAAGATGCATTTGGAAAGTGGGGATATTGGGACACCAAATGGGGCATTGGAAGAAGCTAAGGCGTTGAATTTAAGGATGAAGCGTAGTTGGAACCTAAGCAGCAAAGATATGTTGTTTAGAGCTAATAAGATTGATCTCAAGAGTTTGGATGATGAGCTAGAAAAGCACCTTACAAGGGTTCTGTCTAGACATATTGATGCCAAAAGGCCTAAATAA